The nucleotide window GCGGCGATGCGGGCAATGCCCAGCACATCACCTTTCTTGGCAGTTCCCGATAGAATGATGGCCAGCGTTTCCGGCTTCATCCGGATCGTGCCGGTGGCGATGGCGATGCGGTGGGTTTCGGCCTTGGCGCCGACATCGACCATGTGGGCCTGGCCGGCGCTGTCGAAATGGGTCAGTTCTGGAGTAGGTTCGGACATGCGGAGAATACTGAGGTTACTGAATGAAAAGGTATCATAGCACCGTGAACGCCATGCGATTTCCCCGCCGCTGCCTGCTGTCCCTTGCTGTATCGCTGGCCGCGTCCGTCGCGTCCCTGCCGGTCACGGCCCCGGCCCGCGCGCAGGCGCCGACCAACGTGCCGAGCCTGCCCAGCCTGGGCGATACGTCGCGCGAGGCGCTGTCGCCCGTCATCGAGCGCAAGCTGGGCGAGGAAATCATGCGCGATATCCGCTTCAACCGCGATTATCTCGACGATCCACCCATCATCGATTACCTGAACAACCTGGGCAATACGCTGGTCACGGCCCGGCCGGGCTCGCGCGGCGAGGCGAACTACGATTACTTCTTCTTTGCCGTGCGCGACCCGATGCTGAACGCGTTCGCGCTGCCGGGCGGTTTCATCGGCGTGCATTCGGCGCTGCTGCTGGCCGCGCAGTCGGAATCGGAACTGGCTTCCGTGCTGTCGCACGAGATCGGGCACGTGGCGCAGCGGCACATCGCCCGCCAGCTGGGCGAGCAGAAAACCGATGCGCTGATCCCGCTGGCGGCGATGGTCCTGGCGGCGCTGGTCGCCAAGGACAGCCCGGACGCGGCGATGGGCGTGATGATGGGCGGGCAGGGCGTGGCGATCCAGCGCCAGCTGAACTTCGGCCGCGAAGCCGAGCGCGAGGCGGACCGGGTGGGCTTCCAGATCATGGGCGCGGCCGGCTATGAAACCTCCGGCATGGTGGCCTTTTTCCAGCGCATGCAGAATGCGACGAAGATGTACGACACGTCGATGCCCTGGCTGATGAGCCACCCGCTGACGACCGAGCGGATCGCCGACATCCAGGCGCGCATCCGCGAGACCCCTTACCGGCAGCGCGTGGATGCGCTGGACTTCTTCCTGGTCCGCTCGCGCGCCCGCGTGCTGCAGGACAAATCGACCAAGGGCTATGCCCAGTCGGAGGAATTCTTCCGCAACCAGATGGCGCAGCAAAGCCGCCACGAGATCGCCGCCGGCCAGTACGGCATGGCTTTCCTGGCCTTGCAGCGTGACGACCACAAGGGCGCGCAAGCCTGGCTCGACAAGGCCCGCGCGACGATCGAGCGCCCGCCCGCGGCAGGTGCGTTCAGCTCGCCGCTGCCGAAGGGGCTGTCGGAAAGCATCCTGGCGTACACGTCGCTGGAGATCAAGGTCGACCAGGAAAAGAATCCCGAGGTGCTGGCCCAGGCCATCGCCGAAGGGCAGGAAGCGCATGCCAGGTATCCGCTGTCCCGCGGCATCGCCTGGCAATATGCCGATGCGCTGATCAAGGGCGGCAAGCCGGAACAGGCCGAGCGCTTCCTGCGTGACCAGATCCAGCAGTACCGCAGCGAGCCGGAACTGCAGGACCTGCTGGCGCAGGCGTATTCGAAGATGGGCAAGATCGCGCTGCAGCACATCGCGCTGGCCGAATCGTATGCGCTGCTGGGCGGCACGATGGCCGCGCTCGACCAGCTGCAGCTGGCGCGCAAATCGTCCGATGCGTCGTTCTACGAACAGGCCGTGATCGATGCGCGCGAGCGCGAATGGCAGGCCCGGCGGCGCGAGGCGATGGGCGAGAAAAGCAAGGACAAGGACTTCGGCGGCGCATCGTTCCGTGTCAGCGCCGGCCCGGTGGCGGGGTCCGGGGCAGGGACGGGCACGGCCAAGGACGATCCGTTCGGCCGCAAGGACCTGAACAAGGCGGACGAGGAATGCGCCGTCAGCCGGCCGGGGTGGGAACTTTCCGGAAGCCGAACCGATCCGCTAGCGCGTCGCGATCCATTTTCCGCAGCGGCACGTCACTGCCGCTGACCTTCAGCGTGGCCGGGGCGGCCAGCGTGCCGCCTTCCAGCCAGGCCAGCAGCGCGTCGTCGCCGAGCGGCTTGCCCGCCATGCCGACGGCGCCCAGCGCCTGGGCCACGTCCCGGTCGTCCAGCTGGGCGACGATGTCTCCCGCCTGCAGGATCAATTCACCCGCCTCCGTGATGAACGCTGCTTCGACGTGTTCCAGCGGCGCGCCGGTATGCAGCACGAAGCCGTGGGCGGGGTCGGTGCGGGCGATGAACGGCGTGGTTTCCAGGTTCACGTAGACGCGCTGCGGGCCATTCTGGAAATACCAGCAACCGCGGTCATCGTGCTGGTAATTGCGGACGATGAAGCCGACCAGTGCCGCATTCGTCAATTTGTCGCCGGGCAGCCCGAGGCGCTGTGCCTGCTCGTCGCGCATGCGCCAGTTGCCGCGCGCATCGAGCGCCAGCCAGCCGTAGCAATGCGGCACGTCGGGCCATTTGGCCATGGCCTGTTTAACGATGTCATCCATGGCTCAAGCCTCGCACATCGGCGCGCTTTGCGGCGCGCCGATGCTGTGGCCGCCCTCCAGGAAGTGGATCATCCGGCGCGGCAGCCACTGCAGCGTGCCCGGCATGCGGCCGGTGGCAAAGCCCACGTGGCCGCCTTCTTCCGGATAATCGAGCACCACGTGGGGCGAGGCCCGGCGCGGCAAGTGGACGCCGGGCAGGAAGGGATCGTTCAGCGCGTTCAGCACGAGGGTGGGCACGGTGATGTCGCCCAGCACGTGCTTGGCGCTGGCGCGGTTCCAGTAATCGTCGGTGTCGCGATAGCCATGCAATGGCGCCGTGACCACGTTGTCGAAGGTGTAGAGGTCGCGCGCGGCCAGCATCGCATCGCGGTCGAACAGGCCGGGGAAATGGGCCAGCTTGGCGGCGCACTTCGGTTTCAGCGTCTGCAGGAACATGCGTTGATAAAGGCGGTTGAAGCCGCGCCCCAGCGCCTCGCCGCCACGCGCCAGGTCGAGCGGCGCGGACACGGCCACCGCCGCTTCGACGAATTCCGCCGCATGCTGCGATTCCCCCAGCCAGCGCAGCAAGGCGTTGCCGCCCAGCGAGACACCGCAGGCGTAGAACTTGCCGGTCGCGCGGCGATGCAGGCGGCGCAGCACCCAGTCCACTTCGGCCGCGTCGCCGGAATGGTAGAAGCGGGGCGCCAGGTTCGCTTCACCCGAACAGCCGCGGAAGTGCGGGATCGCGCCGGACCACCCGCGGTCCAGCAATTCCTTGCCCAGCGCGCGGCAATAATGGCTGTCGGACGAGCCCTCCAGGCCATGGAACAGCACCACGAACGGCTGGCCCGGCGCGCCATCGATGAAATCGACGTCGATGAAATCGCCATCCGGCGTATCCCAGCGCTCGCGGCGAAACGGCACCACCGGTTTCGGGATGCACTTGGCCGGGTAGATCGTCTGGAAGTGGCCGTTGGGGAGCCAGAGGGGAGCGGGGTAGTCCATGGCGTGGGGAAAAACGGTGACAGGCTCTCATGCCAAATAAGCTACATTGAAAGCACATGCATTCACCCCAACAGCGAAGGGCTGGGGTCAGACCCGCCGGGTCTGACCCCGGAATTTGCACTTGGGGTGGCCTTATCTAAACAACTTCAGTGACAGGCTCCATTTTTCGGGAAACATTTCCCGATAAATGGGGTCCGTCCCCATTTTTAGTGCAATACCGGGCTGGGCGGATCGACGGGCACGGGGCCGGGGGCGGCGGAAACGTGGTGGGCGGCCATGCGCCAGCCCTTCGGCGTTTTCACGTAGACGTTGGTGGCCACCAGGTGCTGCGGTTCGCCGGCAGCGGCGGTGGCGCCTTCGACCACGGTGTGCACCGCGCTCATCAGGTTGTGCATTTCATGCAGCTGCGAAGGATGGATTTGCAGGCTGCCCGGTTCCAGCAGCATTTCCCACGAGGCGCGGATCGCGCGGTGGCCGATCAGCCGGGCGCCATGCGGGTGGACGCAGACGATTTCCTCGTCATCGGCCCACAGCGCCATCACGGCATCCACGTCGCCGCGGTTCAGTGCATCGTAGAAGGCCGCTTCGACTTCGGCGGGGCTGCCGTTATGCTGCTTCTTCTTCATGGTGCCTCCGCCGTTGGACAAGCTGAATGTGGCGAAATCGTTTCGAGACAAGGCGCAAATGGGCGCAAGGCTCAACGCCTTGCGCCCATTTGTAACGCAGTATCGGGACGATTCTCGTCATATTCAATGGTGGCCGACCACCGTGCCCGGCTTCAGGCGATACGTGGTGCCGCAGTAGGGGCACTTCGCTTCCTGGTTCTTGGCGAAATCCAGGAACACGCGCGGGTGCGAGGACCACAGCGGCATCGCCGGGTTCGGGCAGTATGCCGGCAGGTCCTTACCTTCGAGTTCGACTGGCGTGGTGGCTTGGGTCATCTTGTGGTGCTCCGGGGTTCAAAAAGCACGATTTTAACGGATTCGGGCATGCTGCAAGAATCGCCAGTACAATGTCGCGCGCATTCCGAGTAACTTTCATTTCAATTGCAGCCCGGGCCGCCGGCAAGTTTGCGATGTGTGGCAATCATGCAACACTTGGCAAACCGAGCAAAACAGACTGAGCAATAGCCCGAGCATGAGCGACCAAGACTTTGCCACCCACGACCCCGCCGCCTGGCGCGACGGTTTCCGCACCGGCCTGCCGACGCTGTTCGGCATCGGCGCATGGGGCGTCGTGGTGGGCGTGGCCATGATCAAGTCCGGCCTGTCGATCCCGCAGGCGCTGGGCATGACGCTGCTGGTCTTTGCGGGTTCGGCCCAGCTTGCCGCGCTGCCGCTGATCGCCGCCAATGCGCCCATCTGGGTGATTTTCGTGACGGCGCTCGTAATCAACCTGCGCTTTGTCATCTTCTCGGTCCTGCTGGCGCCGCACTTCGCCTCGCTGCCGTGGCACAAGCGCCTCGGCCTCGGCTTCGTGTCGGGCGATATCTCGGTAGCCCTTTACCTGCAGCGCTACCCCGATCCGGAACCGGCGCCGGGCAAGGTGTCCTTCCTGAAGGGCTTGCTGTACCCGAATTGCGCGGCATGGCAGATCGGCTCGATCATCGGCATCTTCCTCGGCAATGCCGTCCCTACCGAATGGGGGCTGGGCTTCGCCGGCACGCTGGCCATCGTCTGCATCCTGGTGCCGATGGTGGCCAGCATGCCAGCGCTGTGCGGCGTGCTGGTGGCGGCGGCCGTGTCCGTGCTGGCAGCCGACCTGCCCTACAAGCTGGGGCTGCTGGCCGCGGTGGTGGTGGGCATGGTGACGGCGATGGTGGTCGAGGAAACCGGCGACCGGCGCCGGGCAAAACGGAAAGAAAACGGCGAGGCCAACCATGTCTGACCTGGAAATCTGGATCGTCATCGTGTCGCTGGCGATCGCCACCGCGCTCACGCGCAGCGGCTTCTGGCTGGTGGGCCACAAGGTCACGATCCCCCCGCGCGTGCAGGAGATGCTGCGCTACGCGCCATCGTGCGCGCTGGCGGCCATCATCGCGCCGGACCTGCTGCTCGATGGCGGCGGTACCGTGCAGTTCGACCTGGGCAATGCGCGGCTGATCGCCGGCATCGCCTCGGTGGCGTGGTTCGCCTGGCGCCGCCGCATGCTCGAGACGATCATCGTCGGCATGCTGTTCTTCACGGCCTTGCGCCTGTTGCCGGGCTTGTTGCATTCTTATTCATAAGGCCGGCGAGCGGCGGGCATGCGGTAAAATAGTGTTCTTTCTACCACTTGTCCCTTCCGAACCCATGTCCTTCATTCGTCTCCAGGATCTGATCGCGCAAAACGCGCTGCAAGGCAAGCGGGTGTTCATCCGCGCCGACCTCAACGTGCCGCAGGATGATGCCGGCAATATCACCGAAGATACGCGCATCCGCGCTTCCGTTCCGGCGATCCAGGCCGCTGTCAAGGCTGGCGCGAAGGTCATGGTCACATCCCACCTGGGCCGCCCGACCGAAGGCGAGTTCAAGCAGGAAGACAGCCTGGCGCCGGTCGCCGCGCGCCTCGCCGAACTGCTCGGCCAGCCGGTCGAACTGAAACAGCAGTGGGTCGACGGCGCCGGCCTGGAAAGCCTGCAGGATGGCCAGGTCGTGCTGCTGGAAAACGTGCGCGTCAACAAGGGCGAAAAGAAAAACGCCGATGAACTGGCGCAGAAGATGGCGAAACTGTGCGACGTTTATGTGAACGACGCGTTCGGCACCGCCCACCGCGCAGAAGCGTCCACGCACGGCATCGCCAAGTTCGCGCCGGTCGCCGCGGCCGGCCCGCTGCTGGCCGCCGAACTCGATGCGCTGGGCAAGGCGCTGGGTGCGCCGGCCCGCCCGCTGCTGGCGATCGTCGCCGGCTCGAAGGTCTCGTCCAAGCTGTCGATCCTGAAATCGCTGGCCGACAAGGTCGACAACCTCGTCGTGGGCGGCGGCATCGCCAACACGTTCATGCTGGCCGCCGGCCTGAAGATCGGCAAGTCGCTGGCCGAGCCGGACCTGGTCGAGGAAGCCAAGTCGATCATCGACATGATGGCCAAGCGCGGCGCGCAGGTGCCGATCCCGGTCGACGTGGTCTGCGCCAAGGAGTTCTCGGCCACCGCCACGGCCACCGTCAAGGATGTCGCGGACGTCGCCGATGACGACATGATCCTCGATATCGGCCCGAAAACCGCGCAGCAGCTGGCCGGCCAGATCGCCGCGGCCGGCACCATCGTGTGGAACGGCCCGGTCGGCGTGTTCGAGTTCGACCAGTTCGGCGAAGGCACGAAAACGCTGGCGCTGGCCATTGCCGACTCGAAGGCCTTCTCGATCGCCGGCGGTGGCGATACACTGGCGGCGATTGCAAAATACGCCATTACCGATAAAATTGGTTATATCTCCACGGGCGGTGGTGCCTTCCTGGAATTCCTCGAAGGCAAGACCCTCCCGGCAGTGGAAATCCTGGCCTCCCGCTCAGCCGAGCGGTCCGGCCAGTAAATGAAGAAGCGCAGCGCACCGTCGCTGCGCTTTTCTCTTTGAACGATCTTTTCTTCGAGGAACCCTCAATGTCCCGTGGCACCAAAATCGTCGCAACCATCGGCCCCGCTTCCACCGACCTGAACGTCCTGATCCGCATGATCCGGGCGGGCGTGGACGTGGTGCGGCTGAATTTCTCGCACGGCAAGGCGCAGGACCACATCGATCGCGCCAACCTCGTGCGGCAGGCGGCGGCGGAGTGCGGACGGGAAGTGGCGATCATGGCCGACATGCAGGGCCCGAAGATCCGCGTCGGCAAGTTCGAAGGCGGCAAGATCGACCTGGTCAATGGCGACAAGTTCATCCTCGATGCGAAATGGGGCGAGAACGGCGAACTGGGCAACCAGGAACGCGTGGGCCTCGACTACAAGGCGCTGCCGAACGACTTGCGCGGCAAGGACGTACTGCTGCTCAACGACGGCCTGATCGTGCTGGTGGTCGACAAGATCGTCGGCCATGAAATCTTCACCACGGTGAAGATCGGCGGCGAACTGTCGAACAACAAGGGCATCAACCGCCAGGGCGGCGGCCTGACCGCGCCGGCCCTGACCGCGAAGGACATGGAAGACATCAAGACCGCGATGAGCTTCCAGGCCGACTACCTGGCCATTTCGTTCCCGAAAAGCGCCACCGACATGGCCATGGCGCGCCAGCTGGCCAATATCGCCGGCGAGCCGTACGGCCACAAGCCGCAGATGATCGCCAAGATCGAGCGCGCCGAAGCGATTCCGGCGCTGCAGGAAATCCTCAACGCTTCCGATGGCATCATGGTCGCCCGTGGCGACCTGGCCGTGGAAGTGGGCAATGCCGCCGTGCCCGCGCTGCAGAAGCGCATGATCCGCATGGCGCGCGAATCGAACAAGTTCGCCATCACCGCCACGCAGATGATGGAATCGATGATCTTCAACGCCGTGCCGACCCGCGCCGAAGTGTCCGACGTGGCCAACGCCGTGCTGGATGGCACCGATGCCGTGATGACGTCCGCCGAAACGGCCTCCGGCCGCTACCCGATCGAGACCGTCGAGATGATGGCCGCCGTGTGCGTGGAAGCCGAACAGTCCGAGTACAACAAGCTCGACGCCGATTTCCTCAACGCGCGCTTCACCCGCATCGACCAGTCGATCGCCTACGGCGCGCTGTTTACCGCGCATCACCTGCACGTGAAGGCGATCGTGGCGCTGACCGAATCGGGCTCCACCGCACTCTGGATGAGCCGCCACAACATCGACACGCCGATCTTCGCGCTGACGCCGAGCGTCACCACGCAGCGCAAGGTATCGATCTACCGCAACGTGAGCGCACACTACCTGCTGCAGCAGGGCACCAGCCGCGAAGTGCTGAAACAGGCCGAAGACCTGCTGGTCGAATACGGTATCGCCAAGAAGGGCGACATGATCGTCGTCACCTGGGGCGAGCCGATGGGCCAGGTGGGTGGCACCAACGCCCTCAAGATCGTCAAGGTGGGCGAGTTTTCATAGGATTCAGGCCGGCGCGCCGGGGCCAGGGGAGCCCGCGCGCGGCCGCAAAGGTTTTTATTTGATTGGAGTACTACCATGTCCCTCGTATCCATGCGTCAACTGCTGGACCATGCCGCTGAAAATGGCTATGGCTTGCCAGCATTCAACGTCAACAACCTGGAGCAGGTGCAGGCCATCATGGCCGCCGCCGATGCCGTCAACAGCCCGGTGATCATGCAGGCGTCGGCCGGCGCCCGCAAATATGCCGGCGAAGCGTTCCTGCGCCACCTGATCGACGCGGCCATCGAAGCCTATCCGCACATCCCGGTGGTGATGCACCAGGACCACGGCCAGTCGCCGGCGGTGTGCATGGCCGCGATCCGTTCCGGCTTCTCGTCCGTGATGATGGACGGTTCGCTGGAAGCCGACGGCAAGTCGGTGGCGTCGTACGACTACAACGTGGAAGTGTCGCGTGAAGTCGTCAAGTTCGCGCACTCGATCGGCGTGACCGTCGAAGCCGAGCTGGGCGTGCTGGGCTCGCTCGAAACGATGAAGGGCGACAAGGAAGACGGCCACGGCGCGGATGGCACGATGACCCGCGAACAGCTGCTGACGGACGTAGCCCAGGCCGCCGACTTCGTCGAGCGCACCCAGTGCGACGCGCTGGCCATCGCCATCGGCACCTCGCACGGCGCCTACAAGTTCACCCGCAAGCCTACCGGCGACATCCTGGCGATCGACCGCATCAAGGAAATCCACGCGCGTATTCCGAATACGCACCTGGTGATGCATGGTTCCTCGTCGGTGCCGCAGGAACTGCTGGCGATCATCCGCGAATTCGGCGGCGACATGAAGGAAACCTACGGCGTGCCCGTCGAGGAAATCCAGGAAGGCATCCGCCACGGTGTTCGCAAGATCAACATCGACACGGACATCCGCCTGGCCATGACGGCGGCGATCCGCAAGTTCATGTTCCAGAACCCGTCCAAGTTCGATCCGCGCGACTACCTGAAGCCGGCACGCCTGGCTGCGGAAGAAGTCGTGAAGGCCCGTTTCCTGTCGTTCGGCTGCGAAGGCCGCGCGTCGCAAATCAAGCCAATTCCCCTGGAAAAGATGGCGGAACGCTACAAGGCCGGTGAACTGACCCAGATTGTGCAGTAAAATCCTGTCCTTCGAGTCATTCGACTCGAAGACTCTCGATCGGCGGGCGGGAGATTTCTCCTCCCCGCCGGTTTCGCTTTATAGCTTATTGATTGCCGATCGCTTGGCAATTATTCAAGATCGCCCCTATGAAAAGCCTTTACCAGACCTCCATTTCTTCCCTGCCATTGCTCGGCCACGGCAAGGTCCGCGATAACTATGCCGTTGGCGACGACAAGATCCTGATCGTCACCACCGACCGCCTGTCCGCCTTCGACGTCGTGATGAACGAGCCGATCCCGGGCAAGGGCATGGTATTGAACCAGATGAGCGATTTCTGGTTCGAGAAACTCGGCCATATCGTGCCGAACCACCTGACCGGCGTGGCGCCGGAATCGGTCGTGGCGCCGGAAGAAGTGGAACAGGTGAAGGGCCGCGCCGTGGTGGCCAAGCGCCTCAAGCCGATCCTGGTGGAAGCCGTGGTGCGCGGCTACATCATCGGTTCGGGCTGGAAGGATTACCAGGCCACCGGCAGCGTGTGCGGCATCGAACTGCCGGCCGGCCTGCGCCAGGCCGACAAGCTGGCCGAGCCGCTGTTCACGCCGGCCGCCAAGGCCGACCTGGGCGAGCATGACGAGAACATCAGCTTTGCCGAGATGGAACAGCGCATCGGCGCCGAACTGGCCGCGAAAATGCGCGACATCTCCATCGAACTGTACAAAACGGCTGCCGATTACGCGGCAACGCGCGGCATCATCATCGCCGACACCAAGTTCGAATTCGGCCTGGACGACAATGGCGTGCTGCACCTGATGGATGAAGTGCTGACGGCCGATTCGTCGCGCTTCTGGCCGGCCGATTCGTATGCGCCGGGCATGTCGCCGCCGTCGTACGACAAGCAGTTCGTGCGCGATTACCTGGAAACGCTGACCGAGTGGAAGAAAACGCCGCCGGCGCCGGCGCTGCCGGCCGAGGTCATCGAGAAGACGCAAGCCAAGTACTTCGAAGCCATCGAACGCCTGACGGGCGAGAAGCTGAAGGTCGCGTGATGGCCGACGCGCAGAATAAGCCGCTGGTCGGCGTCATCATGGGCTCGTCCTCGGACTGGGACGTGATGCAGCATGCCGTGTCGATGCTGAAGCAGTTCAACATTCCGTTCGAGGCGCAGGTGATTTCCGCGCACCGCATGCCGGACGAGATGTTCACCTATGCCGAAACGGCCCGTGCGCGCGGCTT belongs to Pseudoduganella albidiflava and includes:
- a CDS encoding beta-barrel assembly-enhancing protease, giving the protein MRFPRRCLLSLAVSLAASVASLPVTAPARAQAPTNVPSLPSLGDTSREALSPVIERKLGEEIMRDIRFNRDYLDDPPIIDYLNNLGNTLVTARPGSRGEANYDYFFFAVRDPMLNAFALPGGFIGVHSALLLAAQSESELASVLSHEIGHVAQRHIARQLGEQKTDALIPLAAMVLAALVAKDSPDAAMGVMMGGQGVAIQRQLNFGREAEREADRVGFQIMGAAGYETSGMVAFFQRMQNATKMYDTSMPWLMSHPLTTERIADIQARIRETPYRQRVDALDFFLVRSRARVLQDKSTKGYAQSEEFFRNQMAQQSRHEIAAGQYGMAFLALQRDDHKGAQAWLDKARATIERPPAAGAFSSPLPKGLSESILAYTSLEIKVDQEKNPEVLAQAIAEGQEAHARYPLSRGIAWQYADALIKGGKPEQAERFLRDQIQQYRSEPELQDLLAQAYSKMGKIALQHIALAESYALLGGTMAALDQLQLARKSSDASFYEQAVIDAREREWQARRREAMGEKSKDKDFGGASFRVSAGPVAGSGAGTGTAKDDPFGRKDLNKADEECAVSRPGWELSGSRTDPLARRDPFSAAARHCR
- a CDS encoding YybH family protein — protein: MKKKQHNGSPAEVEAAFYDALNRGDVDAVMALWADDEEIVCVHPHGARLIGHRAIRASWEMLLEPGSLQIHPSQLHEMHNLMSAVHTVVEGATAAAGEPQHLVATNVYVKTPKGWRMAAHHVSAAPGPVPVDPPSPVLH
- a CDS encoding DUF2946 family protein, whose product is MDDIVKQAMAKWPDVPHCYGWLALDARGNWRMRDEQAQRLGLPGDKLTNAALVGFIVRNYQHDDRGCWYFQNGPQRVYVNLETTPFIARTDPAHGFVLHTGAPLEHVEAAFITEAGELILQAGDIVAQLDDRDVAQALGAVGMAGKPLGDDALLAWLEGGTLAAPATLKVSGSDVPLRKMDRDALADRFGFRKVPTPAG
- a CDS encoding AzlD domain-containing protein, whose product is MSDLEIWIVIVSLAIATALTRSGFWLVGHKVTIPPRVQEMLRYAPSCALAAIIAPDLLLDGGGTVQFDLGNARLIAGIASVAWFAWRRRMLETIIVGMLFFTALRLLPGLLHSYS
- a CDS encoding phosphoribosylaminoimidazolesuccinocarboxamide synthase; translation: MKSLYQTSISSLPLLGHGKVRDNYAVGDDKILIVTTDRLSAFDVVMNEPIPGKGMVLNQMSDFWFEKLGHIVPNHLTGVAPESVVAPEEVEQVKGRAVVAKRLKPILVEAVVRGYIIGSGWKDYQATGSVCGIELPAGLRQADKLAEPLFTPAAKADLGEHDENISFAEMEQRIGAELAAKMRDISIELYKTAADYAATRGIIIADTKFEFGLDDNGVLHLMDEVLTADSSRFWPADSYAPGMSPPSYDKQFVRDYLETLTEWKKTPPAPALPAEVIEKTQAKYFEAIERLTGEKLKVA
- the fba gene encoding class II fructose-bisphosphate aldolase (catalyzes the reversible aldol condensation of dihydroxyacetonephosphate and glyceraldehyde 3-phosphate in the Calvin cycle, glycolysis, and/or gluconeogenesis), producing MSLVSMRQLLDHAAENGYGLPAFNVNNLEQVQAIMAAADAVNSPVIMQASAGARKYAGEAFLRHLIDAAIEAYPHIPVVMHQDHGQSPAVCMAAIRSGFSSVMMDGSLEADGKSVASYDYNVEVSREVVKFAHSIGVTVEAELGVLGSLETMKGDKEDGHGADGTMTREQLLTDVAQAADFVERTQCDALAIAIGTSHGAYKFTRKPTGDILAIDRIKEIHARIPNTHLVMHGSSSVPQELLAIIREFGGDMKETYGVPVEEIQEGIRHGVRKINIDTDIRLAMTAAIRKFMFQNPSKFDPRDYLKPARLAAEEVVKARFLSFGCEGRASQIKPIPLEKMAERYKAGELTQIVQ
- a CDS encoding YheT family hydrolase; translated protein: MDYPAPLWLPNGHFQTIYPAKCIPKPVVPFRRERWDTPDGDFIDVDFIDGAPGQPFVVLFHGLEGSSDSHYCRALGKELLDRGWSGAIPHFRGCSGEANLAPRFYHSGDAAEVDWVLRRLHRRATGKFYACGVSLGGNALLRWLGESQHAAEFVEAAVAVSAPLDLARGGEALGRGFNRLYQRMFLQTLKPKCAAKLAHFPGLFDRDAMLAARDLYTFDNVVTAPLHGYRDTDDYWNRASAKHVLGDITVPTLVLNALNDPFLPGVHLPRRASPHVVLDYPEEGGHVGFATGRMPGTLQWLPRRMIHFLEGGHSIGAPQSAPMCEA
- a CDS encoding AzlC family ABC transporter permease, which gives rise to MSDQDFATHDPAAWRDGFRTGLPTLFGIGAWGVVVGVAMIKSGLSIPQALGMTLLVFAGSAQLAALPLIAANAPIWVIFVTALVINLRFVIFSVLLAPHFASLPWHKRLGLGFVSGDISVALYLQRYPDPEPAPGKVSFLKGLLYPNCAAWQIGSIIGIFLGNAVPTEWGLGFAGTLAIVCILVPMVASMPALCGVLVAAAVSVLAADLPYKLGLLAAVVVGMVTAMVVEETGDRRRAKRKENGEANHV
- the pyk gene encoding pyruvate kinase, whose protein sequence is MSRGTKIVATIGPASTDLNVLIRMIRAGVDVVRLNFSHGKAQDHIDRANLVRQAAAECGREVAIMADMQGPKIRVGKFEGGKIDLVNGDKFILDAKWGENGELGNQERVGLDYKALPNDLRGKDVLLLNDGLIVLVVDKIVGHEIFTTVKIGGELSNNKGINRQGGGLTAPALTAKDMEDIKTAMSFQADYLAISFPKSATDMAMARQLANIAGEPYGHKPQMIAKIERAEAIPALQEILNASDGIMVARGDLAVEVGNAAVPALQKRMIRMARESNKFAITATQMMESMIFNAVPTRAEVSDVANAVLDGTDAVMTSAETASGRYPIETVEMMAAVCVEAEQSEYNKLDADFLNARFTRIDQSIAYGALFTAHHLHVKAIVALTESGSTALWMSRHNIDTPIFALTPSVTTQRKVSIYRNVSAHYLLQQGTSREVLKQAEDLLVEYGIAKKGDMIVVTWGEPMGQVGGTNALKIVKVGEFS
- a CDS encoding zinc-finger domain-containing protein — encoded protein: MTQATTPVELEGKDLPAYCPNPAMPLWSSHPRVFLDFAKNQEAKCPYCGTTYRLKPGTVVGHH
- a CDS encoding phosphoglycerate kinase; its protein translation is MSFIRLQDLIAQNALQGKRVFIRADLNVPQDDAGNITEDTRIRASVPAIQAAVKAGAKVMVTSHLGRPTEGEFKQEDSLAPVAARLAELLGQPVELKQQWVDGAGLESLQDGQVVLLENVRVNKGEKKNADELAQKMAKLCDVYVNDAFGTAHRAEASTHGIAKFAPVAAAGPLLAAELDALGKALGAPARPLLAIVAGSKVSSKLSILKSLADKVDNLVVGGGIANTFMLAAGLKIGKSLAEPDLVEEAKSIIDMMAKRGAQVPIPVDVVCAKEFSATATATVKDVADVADDDMILDIGPKTAQQLAGQIAAAGTIVWNGPVGVFEFDQFGEGTKTLALAIADSKAFSIAGGGDTLAAIAKYAITDKIGYISTGGGAFLEFLEGKTLPAVEILASRSAERSGQ